One Phaseolus vulgaris cultivar G19833 chromosome 4, P. vulgaris v2.0, whole genome shotgun sequence DNA window includes the following coding sequences:
- the LOC137837407 gene encoding septin and tuftelin-interacting protein 1 homolog 1 yields MDEDQEMERFGTENDYEGGQWIGGEFYYKSRKEKRTQTKDDVLYGVFADSDDDDDYSSRKRRKDRDFSKKPDLTKPVNFVSTGTFMPNQEIDNKSKEQSERDGYASEDRPGLGLGFGMGSGSTSGSGLGFNSGNAANGSEINDDSDENGHDNFLPTAFGKKIKEGAMRREKEREKERLEKKRGKHQSSVQDGSSDVGKFEKHTKGIGMKLLEKMGYKGGGLGKNKQGIVAPIEAKLRAKNSGIGFNESKETMPLPVLQQEMKNVQEVSQPVVSKTKERLWSKQARLKKKKEEDYITAEELLASKQEQELEVVQKVYDMRGPQLRVLTNLSDLNAEEKAKENDIPMPELQHNVALIVRLAEADIQEIDRDLRRERETALSLKKEKEKLETEAAFQKKQLDNMEEIMHVLDHVGKENTLGTLTLDSLSRCFRDLHKRCADNYKLCNLSCIACSYALPLFIRVFQGWDPLQNPSHGLELVSEWKGLLQAEDSFDIWDVSSPYTQLVSEVVLPAIRISGINTWQARDPEPMLRFLDLWVKDKLLPQSVLATILDNIVMPKLSSAVDTWEPHHEEIPIHTWVHPWLPMLGQKKLEGIFQVIRFKLSTVLGAWHPSDVSAYAILSPWKSVFDPTSWEQLMLRFIVPKLQLVLQEFQVNPASQNLNQFYWVMNWASAIPIHMMVDMMEKFFFSKWLQVLYHWLCSNPNFEEVTKWYLGWKELIPEELLANESIRYQLNRGLDMMNQAVEGMEVVQPGLKENISYLRVLEQRQFEAQQKAAAYAQQQAAASLGGAVNADGTHELSLKEVIEAHAQQHGLLFKLKPGRMHYGHQIYGFGNISIIIDSLNQKVYAQNEETWSIESLQGLLELHNKSLSKRR; encoded by the coding sequence ATGGACGAGGATCAAGAGATGGAGAGATTTGGAACGGAGAATGATTATGAGGGTGGTCAATGGATTGGTGGCGAATTCTACTACAAGAGTCGTAAAGAAAAACGCACTCAGACAAAGGATGATGTTCTTTATGGAGTTTTTGCAGATTCTGATGACGATGATGATTATTCAAGTAGAAAACGGAGGAAGGACCGTGATTTTTCAAAGAAGCCAGATCTAACAAAGCCTGTGAATTTTGTGTCTACAGGAACTTTTATGCCCAATCAGGAAATTGATAATAAGTCCAAAGAGCAGAGTGAGAGAGACGGTTATGCTAGCGAGGATAGGCCGGggttaggtttaggttttggtaTGGGGTCTGGTAGCACTTCTGGGTCTGGTTTAGGTTTTAATTCTGGCAATGCTGCAAATGGTTCCGAAATAAATGATGATTCTGATGAGAATGGTCATGATAATTTCTTGCCTACAGCATTTGGGAAGAAGATTAAGGAGGGCGCAATGAGAAGGGAAAAGGAACGGGAGAAGGAGAGGTTGGAGAAGAAGAGGGGGAAGCATCAGAGTTCAGTTCAAGATGGGTCTAGTGATGTGGGGAAATTTGAGAAGCATACGAAAGGGATAGGCATGAAGTTGTTGGAGAAGATGGGTTATAAAGGAGGCGGGCTTGGGAAGAATAAGCAGGGTATTGTGGCTCCTATAGAGGCCAAATTGAGGGCCAAGAATTCTGGCATAGGGTTTAACGAGTCTAAGGAGACTATGCCATTGCCAGTTTTGCAGCAAGAGATGAAGAATGTGCAAGAGGTCTCGCAACCTGTGGTTAGCAAAACGAAGGAAAGGTTATGGTCAAAGCAAGCGAggttgaagaaaaaaaaggaggAAGATTATATAACTGCTGAGGAGTTGTTGGCAAGCAAGCAAGAACAAGAGTTGGAGGTTGTTCAGAAGGTATATGATATGAGGGGCCCACAACTTCGGGTATTAACAAATTTGTCTGATTTGAATGCCGaggagaaagcaaaagaaaacgATATCCCTATGCCAGAACTTCAGCATAATGTAGCATTAATAGTTCGGTTGGCTGAGGCTGACATCCAAGAGATTGATAGAGATTTGAGGAGAGAGAGGGAGACGgcacttagcttgaaaaaagaaaaagagaagctAGAAACTGAGGCAGCGTTTCAGAAGAAGCAGCTGGATAATATGGAGGAAATTATGCATGTGTTagaccatgttggaaaagaaaACACTTTGGGAACATTAACATTGGATTCCCTTTCTCGTTGCTTTAGGGATTTACACAAAAGATGTGCTGATAACTACAAATTGTGTAACTTGTCATGCATTGCTTGTTCATATGCCCTACCCCTGTTTATCAGAGTGTTCCAAGGATGGGATCCTCTTCAAAATCCATCTCATGGGTTGGAGTTGGTTTCAGAGTGGAAGGGATTGCTTCAAGCAGAAGATTCATTCGATATATGGGATGTATCATCACCTTATACTCAATTGGTTTCAGAGGTTGTATTGCCAGCTATAAGAATATCTGGTATAAATACCTGGCAGGCTCGGGATCCTGAACCAATGTTACGGTTTCTGGATTTGTGGGTAAAGGATAAGTTACTTCCTCAATCAGTCCTTGCCACCATATTAGACAACATAGTTATGCCAAAACTATCAAGTGCGGTAGATACTTGGGAACCACACCATGAGGAAATTCCTATTCACACTTGGGTGCATCCATGGCTACCAATGCTGGGGCAAAAAAAGTTGGAGGGTATTTTCCAGGTGATTCGTTTTAAATTGAGTACTGTTCTTGGTGCCTGGCACCCAAGTGATGTTTCTGCTTATGCTATATTGTCTCCTTGGAAGTCTGTATTTGATCCGACTAGTTGGGAACAGCTTATGCTTCGTTTTATTGTACCAAAGTTGCAGCTTGTCTTGCAAGAGTTCCAAGTGAACCCAGCAAGTCAGAATCTTAATCAATTTTATTGGGTAATGAACTGGGCTTCTGCTATTCCTATTCACATGATGGTTGATATGATGGAGAAATTCTTCTTTTCCAAATGGCTTCAGGTTCTGTATCATTGGCTGTGCTCAAATCCTAATTTTGAAGAAGTTACAAAATGGTATTTGGGATGGAAAGAACTTATTCCAGAAGAACTGTTAGCAAATGAAAGTATCCGGTACCAGCTTAATCGCGGTCTTGATATGATGAACCAGGCTGTTGAAGGTATGGAGGTGGTCCAACCTGGTTTAAAGGAGAATATAAGCTATCTTAGGGTACTTGAGCAGAGACAATTTGAGGCTCAACAGAAAGCAGCAGCCTATGCTCAACAGCAAGCTGCTGCTAGCTTGGGTGGTGCAGTCAATGCCGATGGCACTCATGAATTGAGCTTGAAAGAAGTCATTGAGGCTCATGCTCAGCAACATGGTTTGCTATTCAAACTTAAACCTGGTAGAATGCACTATGGTCATCAAATATATGGGTTTGGTAATATCAGCATAATAATAGACTCTCTTAATCAAAAAGTATATGCCCAAAATGAAGAAACGTGGTCTATTGAATCTCTTCAAGGCTTGCTAGAGTTGCATAATAAATCCCTTAGTAAAAGGCGCTGA